One segment of Strix aluco isolate bStrAlu1 chromosome 4, bStrAlu1.hap1, whole genome shotgun sequence DNA contains the following:
- the LOC141923117 gene encoding uncharacterized protein LOC141923117 isoform X1, with amino-acid sequence MASNYRKPGLSTAQRKKSGLKPELTEEQKQEIREAFDLFDTDGSGSIDIKELKVAMRALGFEPKKEEIKKMIADIDKEGSGTIDFEDFLAMMTQKMSEKDSKEEILKAFRLFDDDGTGKISFKNLKRVAKELGENLTDEELQEMIDEADRDGDGEVSEQEFLRIMKKTSLY; translated from the exons ATG gcaTCCAACTATAGAAAACCTGGCTTAAGTACAGCCCAGCGGAAGAAAAGTGGCTTGAAACCTGAACTTACAGAAGAGCAAAAGCAGGAGATCAGAGAAGCTTTTGATTTGTTTGATACTGATGGATCTGGAAGCATCGACATAAAAGAACTGAag GTTGCAATGCGTGCTTTAGGCTTTGAgccaaagaaggaagaaattaagaaaatgatAGCAGATATTGACAAAGAAGGAAGTGGCACCATTGACTTTGAAGACTTTTTGGCTATGATGACACAAAAAATG AGTGAAAAGGATTCAAAAGAAGAAATCCTGAAAGCTTTCAGATTATTTGATGATGATGGGACAGGAAAGATTTCATTCAAAAACTTGAAAAGGGTTGCCAAGGAGCTGGGAGAAAATTTAACAGATGAAGAACTTCAG GAAATGATTGACGAAGCTGATCgagatggagatggagaagtGAGTGAGCAAGAATTTTTGAGAATAATGAAGAAAACTAGCTTATATTAA
- the LOC141923117 gene encoding uncharacterized protein LOC141923117 isoform X2: protein MRALGFEPKKEEIKKMIADIDKEGSGTIDFEDFLAMMTQKMSEKDSKEEILKAFRLFDDDGTGKISFKNLKRVAKELGENLTDEELQEMIDEADRDGDGEVSEQEFLRIMKKTSLY from the exons ATGCGTGCTTTAGGCTTTGAgccaaagaaggaagaaattaagaaaatgatAGCAGATATTGACAAAGAAGGAAGTGGCACCATTGACTTTGAAGACTTTTTGGCTATGATGACACAAAAAATG AGTGAAAAGGATTCAAAAGAAGAAATCCTGAAAGCTTTCAGATTATTTGATGATGATGGGACAGGAAAGATTTCATTCAAAAACTTGAAAAGGGTTGCCAAGGAGCTGGGAGAAAATTTAACAGATGAAGAACTTCAG GAAATGATTGACGAAGCTGATCgagatggagatggagaagtGAGTGAGCAAGAATTTTTGAGAATAATGAAGAAAACTAGCTTATATTAA
- the BBS12 gene encoding chaperonin-containing T-complex member BBS12 has protein sequence MAFRDVNARRHIGLQQLSSLALAGRTFLGPMKSCKFIVDESTNQSTLICSAVRLIESLDLTTAAGQLLNETIQAQKEEFNTGMSTLLFLVGAWSNAVGECLQQNVPVSAIVSVMSEGLNSCCERVQCLQIAIHDVNKELCSSSVKPNAFKNKTHQIGRDSLLNAQICLYSQKDISAPEEVIPINSCSHQENDCNFNKGLVSPLASFGSIASLVKPAGDKSTSVISGSDVIASSCNKQKLTHSRYFSTLGKRHFSSQQGNFQGYLSGPSADPCECYGLGHLAMALSHGNQASTKLLQSIVTYQQERAEHSGSSQFNIAEIVTCCLLGLPESYSHVSPGFVTLVSPEQATVIKYFEDKPLRILLMDGDLTEQYRHLGFNRPCNVRTILEHPRLQDGREGDLWLSSTLDILINFEVNLVLVKGNVCENLMERCIANSILVIGSVTRDVLCAFGEVTSAQPVTYLTQLNAACVGSGAQAELWKVCDGRAMDLGELVPVRIKAQGIPLLTAVLTTTVASKMQLIEDQLWTLAYRLHHALNDKKVFLGGGAVELLCLSHIQMLAEQPLQPANKNAVKEFHNPWLAASATEYKSVVLPALASGWKKYLSVVMCNTAKAASELEACTLVDHHLKKAADCGSPSAYIWKEFRRDDLLRGGSGPFAGHGMGLNVYDNVTAKTEAWRRALDLVLLVLQTDAEIITGPKRHQLLKSHASSEFMFL, from the coding sequence ATGGCTTTCAGGGATGTGAATGCAAGAAGACATATTGGACTTCAGCAACTCTCATCCTTGGCGTTAGCTGGAAGAACATTCTTGGGGCCAATGAAATCATGTAAATTCATTGTGGATGAAAGCACCAACCAAAGCACGTTGATTTGTTCTGCTGTGAGACTGATTGAAAGTTTGGATTTAACTACTGCTGCTGGACAGCTTCTTAATGAAACCATTCAGGCACAAAAGGAGGAGTTTAATACTGGGATGAGTACCCTGTTGTTTCTGGTTGGTGCGTGGAGCAATGCTGTAGGGGAGTGCCTCCAGCAGAATGTCCCTGTTTCAGCAATAGTATCTGTGATGTCAGAGGGGTTGAACTCTTGCTGTGAGAGGGTCCAGTGTCTTCAAATAGCAATACATGATGTAAATAAAGAGCTGTGTTCTAGCAGTGTTAAgccaaatgcttttaaaaacaaaactcaccAAATTGGACGTGACAGTCTTCTAAATGCTCAGATTTGCCTGTATTCTCAGAAAGATATTTCTGCACCAGAAGAAGTAATTCCAATAAATTCTTGTTCCCATCAAGAAAATGATTGTAATTTTAACAAGGGCTTGGTTTCACCTTTGGCCAGCTTTGGTTCAATAGCTTCTCTTGTCAAACCAGCGGGTGACAAAAGTACATCTGTGATTTCTGGAAGTGATGTTATCGCATCCAGCTGTAACAAACAAAAGTTAACCCATAGCAGATACTTCAGCACTCTAGGAAAACGCCATTTTTCAAGTCAGCAAGGTAACTTTCAGGGATACCTTTCAGGACCATCAGCAGATCCATGTGAATGTTATGGTTTAGGACACCTGGCCATGGCTCTGAGCCACGGAAATCAGGCTAGCACGAAACTGCTACAAAGCATCGTCACATATCAACAAGAGAGAGCAGAACACAGTGGCTCTTCCCAGTTTAATATCGCAGAAATTGTGACGTGCTGTTTACTGGGCCTGCCTGAAAGCTATTCTCATGTCTCCCCAGGCTTTGTCACATTAGTATCACCAGAACAAGCCACAGTTATCAAATACTTTGAAGACAAACCCCTTCGGATTCTGCTAATGGATGGTGACTTAACTGAACAATATCGTCACTTAGGTTTTAATAGACCGTGTAATGTAAGGACCATCTTGGAGCATCCTAGACTACAGGATGGCAGAGAAGGAGACTTGTGGCTAAGCAGTACATTAGATATTCTGATAAACTTTGAAGTAAACTTGGTTTTGGTCAAAGGGAATGTGTGTGAAAACTTAATGGAAAGATGCATAGCAAACAGTATCTTGGTAATTGGTTCTGTGACTCGGGATGTGTTGTGTGCCTTTGGGGAGGTCACCAGTGCCCAGCCAGTGACATACCTCACCCAGCTGAACGCTGCTTGTGTGGGGAGCGGGGCCCAAGCGGAGCTGTGGAAGGTCTGTGATGGGCGTGCAATGGATTTGGGTGAGCTTGTGCCAGTCAGGATAAAAGCTCAAGGAATTCCCCTGCTCACAGCTGTGCTTACCACCACTGTAGCGTCAAAGATGCAGCTCATTGAAGACCAACTCTGGACTTTAGCATATCGACTCCATCACGCTTTAAATGACAAGAAGGTTTTTCTTGGTGGTGGTGCAGTGGAGCTCTTGTGCCTTAGTCACATTCAGATGCTTGCAGAACAGCCTTTACAGCCAGCAAATAAAAACGCCGTGAAAGAGTTTCACAATCCTTGGCTGGCAGCATCTGCAACAGAGTATAAATCAGTTGTGCTCCCAGCATTAGCAAGCGGCTGGAAGAAGTATCTTTCAGTGGTTATGTGTAACACTGCAAAAGCTGCATCGGAGTTGGAAGCATGTACTTTAGTTGATCATCACCTCAAAAAAGCGGCTGACTGTGGCTCTCCCTCAGCATATATATGGAAAGAGTTTAGAAGAGATGATCTGCTCAGGGGTGGTTCTGGTCCCTTCGCTGGCCATGGGATGGGTTTAAACGTTTATGATAATGTTACAGCCAAGACAGAGGCATGGCGGAGAGCTCTAGACTTGGTGCTACTAGTCCTTCAAACAGATGCTGAAATTATCACAGGTCCCAAAAGGCATCAGCTACTGAAATCACATGCGTCAAGTGAATTTATGTTTTTATAG